The genomic DNA AAACTTCAAGCGTGAGCCTTGAGGTTTTTGAGCTAATTTAGTTAAATGATAGCTTGCAATGGTACCAATCTGAGGATAACTGCCTATAGTGTAATGATCATTTAATAATATGATTGGTGTACCATCACGTTTTACTTGAATCGTACCTCTTTTAACAGATTGATGCGCTGGCATATCTTCATAGTAAGCCTTGATTTTTTCACCATCTAACAACATACCTACTCGATTGGATTTATTAGTTACTTTGTAATCTCCTCTAATAAAATGAGACTGCGTTTCTTTATCGAAATCCTCCGTCCCTTTATTAGCAATGACATGAAATACATCAGAAATGTAATTAAATGACAATGCGTAGCCATCTATGCCCCAATCAGTCGTATGTTTTTCTGCAAGGTTGTCAAATAATTTATGATGTCGATCTGTATAGTTGCGCTTCATTTCAATTACATCACCGTCTTCTAACTTGCGACCGTGAAAGCCACCAATCTTAACCTTTAAGTCTGTTGAAGTTGAACCAAGCCATTCATCTAGTTCAAATCCCCCTCCAACAGCTAGGTAGACTCTAGAAGTTTTATTCATTTCTTTAAAAGATAAGACGTCACCTTTATCAACCAAGTACAATTTATATGGTTTAATTTGCATAGTTTGAGTATATGCTTCGAAACTATGCCCTGTTAAAGCAATCAAAGTAGGTTCAGTAAAACGAATTTTTGCCATAATATGTGTCATTTCAAGCGTGGCTTCGTTTTTATCATTTGCCACAAGTCGATTGGCAATTTCATGTCCTAAGGTATCTAATGCACCACATGGAATAACGCCTGCATACTCGTAGCCGTGGCGTCCAAAGTCTTGAAAGCTACTAAATAGCCCTGCTTTTTCAATTATGATTGACATGGTTTATAATCTCCTAGTTCAATATCTTGGCGTTGATGCGGCTTAAAAATCACATTGTCTCCTAGCTTCAACAAGTTAAAGTTCTCCTTCTCAGGGGAAAATAATCTTGTAGGAGTATAGCCTATAACTAACCAATCATTATATGTATCTGTAGTAACAATGCCACACTTCTTCCCCTCGATAATAACAGAACCTGCAGTGACTAATTTCTTTTTATCACTTGTATGATTAACATATAATTGCTCATTCATACCTGTTAAATAAGGGAATCCTGGTGCATAACCCATCATCGATACAAAGTATGCATGATTACTATGTAATTCTATAAATGCTTCTTTATCTAGTTTGTAATAATCTAAAAGGTGTTGTAAATCGGGGCCAAACTCATCACCATATACGATAGGTATTTCATAAGATGTACTATCATCCTTAAGCATATCTGACCCTTGTAGTTCTTCTTGTATGCTATGAATTAAAGCTTTCATATATTGAAAAGGTGAAGTGATATGATGATGTTTAATCATGTCTCTAGCATCGTAACAAATCATCATGTCTGATTCCGTAGGCACTATTTCAGTAATGAATGGCAATTCTTTTTTTAGTAAATGTGCACGAACAGCGATTAAATCTGTTGTTACATCTTTAGATACATCCTTTTCAACAGCTATTACAATCGCTTGGTCTCCTTGACTATAAATCTTCATAACTCCACCTCATAGTTATATTATTTAATGATGATAAAATATATTTAGAAATTCAACCACGTATGGAATAATTGATTTAATTAAAAAATATACTAATATACATTGAATTAACACAGTAATCGTCGCCACGATACGCGCTTTAATTACAGCGTCTTGATTTAAATTTCGGTCTGCTAAATACTTACCTATTACATTTAATATTACAATAATTAAAACCCACAGTATCGCCATAACTCACTCCGTTTATTCAATACAACGCTTCTATACGCACGTGTGTGCTATCTTGTTTTCCATATATTATTTTATAGATAAATCGATACCTCGGCAACCTCTCGTAAACTATTTAATAAATAGACGTTGATTTGATTTTTCTTCAATTTTCCAACCAATTCATTTACATCATAATCTTTAATTTCTAATTTCTGTTGATCTAGTAAACTTTGACGCATACATCCTAATAAGAAATCGTTATGATAGCTCGGAGTGTAATAGACACCACGTTCTTCAATCATTACATTACCTATATCAAATTCTAGAATTTTCCCATCATTACTATATAACAATACTAAATCTGTTTGATGATTATGTTCCAAGTGTTGTCGTTCAGATGTCTTGTTAATAATATATCGTTCATCACAACCTGATTCCATAACTTGTAGTTTTGCAGTAAAACTGGTCTTAGTCGGTAATGATTTAATCATATATTCTAAATGACCAAATTGATCAATCTCCACTTTTAAACGATAAATACCTTGCTCATGTTGATGTCGAATATGATTAACAAATTGTTCCCATTTTTCTTTTGAAAAGGCAAAGCCTAAACGTGCACTTGATTGTTCTATACGATGCGTATGATATTGAAATCTAGGTATTGTGCCATTTTCCAACCGCATTGTTTCAAATAACCTCATCTACAACAACTCCAGAATTTTTGTTTTATCACGAAATTCTTGTACTTCATTTGAAGGATCAGAATCGATAGTTATGCCAGCACCTACTCCATAATGCACTTGATCATCTCGATATTCTAGGGTACGAATAGGAATATTAAATATCATCTTATCATCCGGACATAACAAACCAATTGTTCCACAATAAACATAGCGTGGTCCAACTTCAAGTTGCTTAATATAAGACATTGTATTTAATTTGGGTGCCCCCGTAATAGAACCACATGGAAATAACGCCGTCAAAATTTTATTGAGAGAGGTATGTGCTTCAAGTTGTCCAGTCACCATACTTGTCATTTGATAAACAGTTTTATACGTTTCAATAAAGAAAGGTTTATAAACTTTAACTGTACCTGGTTGTGAAATTCTCGCAATATCATTGCGCAGTAAATCAACAATCATGACATTTTCAGCACGATCTTTAAGTGAAGACTGCAATGTATGGTAATTGTTTAAGTCTTCGTCCTTATCTATACTTCGAGGCATTGTTCCTTTCATGGGTTTACTCACAATAACATTGTGCTTTCCATCAAATTCACCTTTTTGAAAGAATAATTCCGGGGATATAGAAGCGATTTGCACTTCATCAGTATCTAATAATGTCGTATAACCACCATTATTCGTTTGTGTTAAGTAATGATACAATGTAACAATTGGATAGTGTATGTCACTTACCAGACGTGTTGTATAATTAACTTGGTATGTTTCACCCTCTGTTATAGCATTTTGCACCTGTTTAATTTTATATTGCATTTGTTCATCACTTTCTACAAATTGAAAATGATGTTTAGGAACATATTGATATGTATTATTTCTGGAAATCGTATTAACCATATTTGAGTCAAAGCTATAAGCAACTGCAATAACACTATCATCACTTAATGGATAAGTAGCCATATCTGGATTAAAATAACTTGCCGCTTCATATGTTAAATAAAGCGCAACATACCGCCCATTGCATTGCTCATTTTCCGCAAAACCAATTACACTTCCAACTTCTTTAAACGAGAATGCAACTTTTTTAGAAATATACTTCGTAAATTTCATTTCTTTTATCTCATACTTATCAGGCGCTGTATAGTAACGGTAATTAAAGGCTATATTCATTCGTAACACCTACTTTCTCTAAAAAAAGTCGCAACTGTTCATGACCATATTCACTTAAAATAGACTCGGGATGATATTGAACACCGTATACAGAATAGGCTTTATGTTCAACCGCCATGATAATAGCTTCATCATTATATGCTGTAACCTTTAATACTGAAGGTACATGTGTTTTATCAGCGATTAATGAGTGATAACGCATCACGTTAAAAGACTGTGGTATACCTTTGAAAATACCTTGATCATTATGTGTTAGAGGAGTTGTATGACCATGAACTGGTTTTAGACCATGAATAATTTTCCCTCCATAATATTCAAAAATGAATTGAAATCCTAAACACACACCTAAAATAGGTACATCGGATTGATAATAATCCATAACTTCAGTTAAAACCGGGTAATCACTAGGTTTGCCGGGTCCGGGTGAAATAACAATAGCTTCAATCTCTAATTGCTTTAATTCTGCTAACGATACGTGCGCTACATCGATAACTTTAACTATTTTAGTGGTTTCAGTTTTTAAATAGTCTATTAAATTATATGTAAATGAATCTTTATTATCTATGACTAGTATCATTTAAGTCTCTCCAACTCTTAGTTAAATAACATCTTCTCTTACCATATTATAATTACTATCTTTTGAAAAATGTAAGGGTTTACTCTCATATATTTAGAAAATATAACTTGATTTTATGAATTGATTATATTAATCTAACTAGCGTACAAAAAAATTCGAAAGAGGTTCCTAGCTGAAACCCTCTATAAAAAACTAGACTCCAATTGAAATATTTATATTAAATTCTACCAGTTTATATCGTTATTAACTGCTTACAATATTTCTAAGTCTATCTTTTTTATAGAGATAGACTCTTTTTTTTATTTCTTTAACAATTAGGTCATTCATCGGCATGTTTTATTAATAATCTTTTTCAAAAGGAGAATAACAATGACAAATAGCGCTCTCAATAACGAAAAAGCACTCGTTGTGTTTAGCGGAGGTCAAGATAGTACGACGTGTTTGTTTTATGCTAAAAAGCATTTCAAAGACGTAGAATTAGTAACATTTAATTACGGACAACGTCACGATACAGAAATAGAAGTGGCAACACAAATTGCGAAAGACCAAGGTTTAAAACATCATGTATTAGATATGTCTTTATTATCTCAATTAACACCTAATGCTTTAACACAACATGATATGGAAATTGAAACCGGAGAGGATGGTATCCCTAATACATTTGTTCCAGCTCGTAATTTATTGTTTTTATCATTTGCAGGTGCACTTGCTTATCAATTAAATGCTAAACATATTATTACAGGTGTGTGTGAAACTGACTTTTCTGGCTATCCTGATTGTCGTGATAGTTTTATTAAATCTATGAACGTTACACTTAGCCTTTCAATGGATAAAGACTTCGTTATTCATACACCACTAATGTGGTTAGATAAGGCTCAAACTTGGGAATTAAGCGATGAACTAGGTGTCTTAGACTACATCCGTCACAATACTTTAACGTGTTATAACGGCGTCATCGGTGATGGTTGTGGAGAATGCCCATCTTGTAAATTAAGACAACGTGGACTTCAACAATACCTTGAAACTAAAGGAGTGCATTAGTATGTTTCAACAAATTTATCCAAGCGTGAATCACCCATATCTTTTTGAACTGAATAAGGACTTTAATTTTTCAGCTGCTCATTATATTCCAAGTGAAGATGCTGGTAAATGTATGAGAACACATGGTCATACTTACTTTGTCAATTTAACAATTGCTGGAGATAAACTTGACCATAATGGTTTTTTAATTAATTTTAGTGAATTAAAAAAACTAATCCATGACCAATTTGATCATTATCTACTAAATGATTTAGCACAATTCCAAGGTAAAAGTCCATCAACTGAAGTTGTAGCACAAACGATTTACGATATCGTTCAATCACATTTACAAACATATGATAATCACCCACAATGCGTGCAAGTCTATTTACGAGAAACTCCCACTAGCTATGTCGTTTATCGTCCTAAGGAGTTCAAATAAATGGTAGCTAAAATTCCAGTACTCGAAATCTTCGGTCCTACCATTCAAGGTGAGGGTCGTGTCATTGGACGCAAAACCATGTTTGTTCGTACAGCAGGTTGTGATTATCGTTGTAGTTGGTGTGACTCTGCTTTCACATGGGATGGCAGCGCAAAAGAAGACATCCGACTTATGACAGCCGAAGAAATTTACAATCAATTACGTGAAGTTGGCGGAAATCAATTCGATCATGTAACAATTTCAGGTGGTAATCCAGCACTTATTAAAGGTATACAGGATTTAGTTGATTTATTTGAAAAAAAGAATATCTACACCGCTTTAGAAACTCAAGGTAGTAAATTCCAACCATGGATGACCCAAATTAATGACTTAACTATCAGTCCTAAACCACCTAGCTCTAATATGAAGCCTAATTTAGATATTCTGGATAGTGTCATAGAACAATGTGTTCCAGAAACATTAAATTTAAAAGTAGTGATTTTTAATGATGAAGATTATGATTTTGCTAAAATGATTCATCATCGTTATCCTAATATTCCATTCTACTTACAAGTAGGAAATCCATATTTAGATGATACTGTAGCTAATCACACTGAAAAGCTTTTAGCACGATATGAATCATTAGTAGATACTGTTATGCAAAGCAGTGATATGAATCACGTATATGTTTTACCACAATTGCATACCCTATTATGGAGTAACAAAAAGGGTGTTTAACTAAAATATTATATTAGAAAAATATTTACTGAGTGTTTTGAAATGATTAAGTTTAGTTTAATTGCTATAATATTCTAATGAACTAAGTGTGATAGGAGTACAGCATGATCATATATGTATTAATTAATATTGCCGTAGTGCTTGGCATATTCGGTTTTGACTTATATAGACGTCGTTTCAAACAACTAAAATTCACTTCTTTTTTAATAGCAATTACGATTAATGCTTTGATAAATATTATTATTATTGACAAATTTAATTTTATCTCGTTATGTTCAGTGGCATTTTTTGTATGTTGGTTAGGACTACAATATTACTTAAATCGTCAAAAATATACTTTTATTATTTCTGAGTATAAATCAATTGCGCTTATATTTGCGATTATCATTAGTTGTTCTTTATTTATTACTTATGCGTCTAGTGAACAATCCATTTATATGTCAGTGCCTTATCTTGCACCTGCTATCTTCATCATCGGTGCTAGCATTATATTCTTAGGTACCTTCACTAAAAGCGAATTAGAAAGTTTTAAATTCATTAAAAAAATTAAATACCCAATCATTATTGGACATATTATTATTATTATTTCTATTATTTTATTAACATTATTAACACCCGTATGGTACATCTTTTTAATTATTTACGCCTTATTCACTATATATATTGTATGGCAATTAAAAACGAATCATACATCACAAATCGAACAACATAAATAAACGCTTGAAGAATCATCATTCGTTCTTCAAGCGTTTGTTTATGGTTTAATATACTTTCTCTTTCTCTTTTTCTTTTTCAACTAATCTAAGATCCTGATTTGGTTCTTTAAGATTTGAAGCTTGAACAATATATTTAGGTCGCTGTTTAACTTCATAATAAATACGTCCTATATATTCTCCGACAATACCGATAGACATTAATTGTATACCGCCTAGTAGTAAAACTGCTGCTATCGTAGTAAAGTAGCCAGGATTATTAATTCCATTTACCATAATACCTATTAATAAATAAAGAATATAAACTATACTTAAACTGAAAATTAACATTCCGAGATAAATCATTGCACGTAACGGTTTATTATTAAATGAAATCAAACCATCAATGCCATAATTTAATAACTTTGTAAATGTCCATTTAGATTGTCCCGCTTCACGTTCTACATTTTCATAGGTAAAGACTTTAGTATTATAGCCAATCCATTCAAATAAACCTTTTGAGAAACGATTATACTCTTTCAATGAAGCCATTGCTTGCACAGCGCGCTGACTTAGCAGTCTAAAATCTCCAACGTCATCAACAAATTCAATATCTTCTACAAAGCTATTAATGATTTTGTAATATAGTTTTGTCATCGTTTTACGTGCAACATTTTCTCCAGTACGGTTACGTTTAGCAATGACTTGATCATAGCCACGTTGATAATCTTCTATCATTCGCGGAATAAATTCTGGGGGATGTTGTAAGTCTCCATCAATCATCACCACAGCATCACATTTGACACTATGTTGAAAACCAGCAATCATTGCTGATTCTTTCCCGAAATTTCGACTGAAAGAAATATATTTAACGTGCTTATCGACTGTTGCTAAATATTGAATATGATCAATCGTGTTATCTTTACTACCATCATCAATAAATAAAAGATCATAGTCGTAATTTTTTACTACACTATCTTCCATCAAAATTTCAGTCAATTTGTCGTAAGTTTTCGTTACGACTTCACCTTCGTTAAAACAAGGCACAATGACTCTGATTTTCATTAAATTACATCCTTTTCTTCATTCTTAATATTATTTTATCAATAAAATTAATAAATATTCTACTAATAACCATGTAATTAACAAAGACTTAATAAAAAATACATAAAAATTATACATTAATTCTATATTAATTTACTTTAAATTTTTCCAAATTGAGTTGTTTCTATTTTAAATCACCGATACTAACTTCATCTGGGTCTTTGCCTTGTCTTGCATTACGATTCAAGCTATCTATTTCTGCGATTTCAGTAAGCTCTAAATTAAAATCAAATATATTGTAATTTTCACGAATGCGTGACGGTGTCTTTGATTTAGGAATAATAATACGGTTATGTGCGATGTGCCAACGTAACACAATTTGCGCAGGTGTCTTGTCGTATTGTTCAGCTAAGTTTGTAATGACTGGATCCTCTAGCAATCCTCTATTTCTCATTAATGGCATCCAAGCTGTTACAACAATATCATGTTTATCACAATATTCTTGCACTTCTTGTTGATTAAAATAAGGATGTACTTCGATTTGATTCACTTGAGGCACAATATGTGTTTCAGCCATTAATTTTTCGAGATGATGTTCTTTAAAATTACATACCCCAATTGCTTTCACTTTACCTTCGTCATATAACTTTTCTAAAGCTTTATAGGATTCGATGTACAAATTATCTTCTTCACATGGCCAATGAATTAAAAATAAATCTAAATAATCCGTACCTAAGTTTTCGAGAGATTTATTAAAATACTCTAAAGTACTGTCATATCCTTGGAAATCATTCCATAGTTTTGAAGTGATGAATAAATCTTCACGTGCAACGTTACTATTTCGTAACGCTTCGCCAAGTTCTTTTTCATTACCATAGAAATAAGCTGTATCAAATGCACGGTACCCAGCTTTTAAAGCTTCTTGTACGGCGATTTCCATTTCTTCTTCTGTTACTTTATAAACGCCTAACCCAATTCGAGGCATTGGATAACCATTATTTAAAATTTGTGTATCATTTACCATTATATCTTCTCCTGACATTACGATTAATTTGTCACGTTAATATACTTTAGGATAACTCAATTGTAACGTTTGAGACAAATAAAGGGAGTGGAATCGAATTCATTTTGAATCCGTTATCCCACTCCCTAGAAAGATGAATAGCACTAAAAAACTTGATATAAAGGATTTCTTAGATCTATCAACTACTTAAAATTTGTACTGACCACATAAAAATTTAATATAATCATAGACTTGATTAATTATTCATGTGATTCATCTTTATGTTCTTTTTTATTATCTTTATGGTTTTCTTCTTCATCTTCATCTTCACCAAATGTTGGTCTACTATCAATAAATTGATATTTAAGTACAACCCAAATCAATTGATGATTATCCATTTCAGATACAATCCAACGATCATATTGGGTATCGATATGATCCTCAACTTGTAAATTAGTGTTGTGGGCTTGTAACCAGCCACCAATTGTATCAATGTCTTCTGAATCTTCAAATTCTATACCGAATTGCTCGTTTAAATCGTCTAATAACACACGACCATTAATTTGATATGTGTCGTCACCTAATTTGACGATGTCGTTTACTTCATCATCATCAAACTCATCACGAATTTCACCAACGATTTCTTCAAGTATATCTTCCATAGTTAAAATACCTGCTGTACCACCGTATTCATCAATAATCAAACTGATATGTACGTGTTCGCGTTGCATTCTAACTAAGGCATCACTAATACGTGTTGTTTCTGAAATCATTGGCAACTCGTGAATATAGTTATCAATTTTGATTGGTTTACCTGAAGCATATTCTGTTAAGAATTCTTTTACGTTAATAAAGCCTTTAATATGGTCTTTATCACCATCTTCAGTAATTGGGTAACGTGTAAATTGATGTTCTTTAATCGTTTCAAGTAATTCATCAACGTTGAAAGGCTCGTTTAACGTTACCATTTGTGTACGAGGTACCATGATATCTTTCGCATGTCTTTCATCAAATGAGAAGATATTTTGCATATAATTTAATTCTGTTTGGTTAATTTCCCCACCATTATAACTATTGTTAATGATGATTTTAATTTCTTCTTCAGACATCGCATCTGTTTGTGCATCAGGGTCCACACCTAATGTTCTAATAATCACACGAGCTGATCCGTTCATTAACCAAATTAACGGTTTCATTACATTACCGAAGTAATATAATGGTCTAGCATATGTTAATGCCAACTTCTCAGTGTGTTGAATCGCAATTGATTTAGGTGCTAATTCACCTAATACCACATGTAAATACGTCACAACGATGAAAGAAATGACAAACGATATTGTAGTCGTTAAAGCATCAGGTAGGTGCAATAAATCAAACAACGGATGCATTAGTTTTTCAAATGTCGGTTCACCTAACCAACCTAATCCTAAAGATGTAACCGTGATACCAAGTTGACAAGCTGATAAATAGTAATCAAGACTAGAAATCATTTTCTTAACTATTTTTGCACTACGGTTTCCTTCTTCTGCTAGTTGTTCAATACGCGTCGAACGAACTTTTACCAATGCAAATTCTGAACCTACAAAGACTGTAGTTAAAGCGATTAAAAGAAAAAATACAACTAAATTTATTATGGTCACTGTTTCCAATTAATTCCCTATTTCTAGGGATTCACCTCCAAATATTATGTGTCCCAAATGAGTAACACGAAATGATTTCGTAATGCATATTAACAGTATGCGTACATGTTAAGACCTTCCCATTGCGACACCCCCGAAAAAATGTATTACTTTTATTTTATCATATTTAATTTATAAATAGTCGAATGTAACCCTTTTAACTAAAAAGTTACAACTTATCATTTAATACTAAGATAGTTTGATAGTCAAGTCACATCATCAAAGTATATTAAACTATATACTTCATCTTTCTACCCGTTTTTCTCATATATTAATAGTAGATTTAAATATTAAATAAAAAAGGAGTCGAACAGAATTCATTTTGAATTCAATGTCCAACTCCCATATAGGTGACTAACGTTGAGAAAAACTCAATATAAGCACCTTCTCAAGTCAGTCAGCTACTGTGAATTTGCTAAGTAGCCTCATATTATTATTTTTTATCTCACGCTATTAAACAAGAAGTTATTCATCCATAGCTTGAGAAGCTTCAATTTCATTTTTGGTTACTTTCGGTTTTAATAAACCGTACATCACTGCAGAGATTAATGTACCGACAATTAATGCAATTAATGTTTGTAAGATATGACTAAAGTCAGTCGCTGCAATTACAATGATACCACCATGAGGCGCATTAATTCTTGAACCTAATGCTAATGCAATGGCACCACCAACACCTGAACCTACCATCATTGATGGAATCACACGAAGTGGATCGGCTGCCGCGAATGGAATAGCACCTTCAGTGATGAATGATAATCCCATTACATAGTTTGGTACGATTGAGCCACGTTGTTCTTTAGTGAATTTACGTTTAAATATTAACATTGCTGTCGCAATTGCTAATGGCGGAATCATACCACCGACCATTGCTGCAGTTATTGGTGCCGCGTTACCTTCTGTTAAGGCTGCAGTAGCGAATACATAAGCTGCTTTGTTAAATGGACCACCCATATCGATAGCCATCATTGCACCGATAACTAAACCAAGTAATACAATGTTTGAACCTGATAAACTATTTAATCCATTTAATAATAAGTTATTTAACCATGCTGCTGGCGGATTAAATGCGTAAATCATTAATAAACCAGTGATTGTGACACTTAATAATGGATAGATTAAAGTTGGTTTTAAACCTTCAACTGCTTGTGGTAACCCACGCGTAATGTATTTAATACCTTGTGTTAAATAACCTGCTAAGAAACCGGCAATAATACCACCGATAAATCCTGAACCACCAGAAATGGCTAACATACCGCCTACTAAACCAGCTGCGAAACCTGGTTTATCTGCAATACTACGAGCAATGAAACCTGATAAGATTGGAATAATTAAAGCAAAGGCACTCTTATTACCAATATTCCATAATTGTTCTGCAAAGGCATTGTGCTCAGAACTCTTAGGATCAAATGAGTTAGCACCGAATAAGAATACGATAGCCATTAAGATACCACCAGCAATTACAAGTGGTAACATATTAGATACACCATTCATTAAGTGTTTGTAGAATGCTTTACCAAAGCTTTGTTTTTCATTACTTTCACTATCTTTAGATTTA from Staphylococcus taiwanensis includes the following:
- a CDS encoding HlyC/CorC family transporter, translating into METVTIINLVVFFLLIALTTVFVGSEFALVKVRSTRIEQLAEEGNRSAKIVKKMISSLDYYLSACQLGITVTSLGLGWLGEPTFEKLMHPLFDLLHLPDALTTTISFVISFIVVTYLHVVLGELAPKSIAIQHTEKLALTYARPLYYFGNVMKPLIWLMNGSARVIIRTLGVDPDAQTDAMSEEEIKIIINNSYNGGEINQTELNYMQNIFSFDERHAKDIMVPRTQMVTLNEPFNVDELLETIKEHQFTRYPITEDGDKDHIKGFINVKEFLTEYASGKPIKIDNYIHELPMISETTRISDALVRMQREHVHISLIIDEYGGTAGILTMEDILEEIVGEIRDEFDDDEVNDIVKLGDDTYQINGRVLLDDLNEQFGIEFEDSEDIDTIGGWLQAHNTNLQVEDHIDTQYDRWIVSEMDNHQLIWVVLKYQFIDSRPTFGEDEDEEENHKDNKKEHKDESHE
- a CDS encoding PTS sugar transporter subunit IIA; protein product: MRITELLTKDTIAMDLSASDKNGVIDELVNQLDKAGKLSDIAQFKEAIHNRESQSTTGIGEGIAIPHAKVAAVKSPAIAFGKSKEGVDYQSLDGQPAHLFFMIAAPEGGAQTHLDALAKLSGILMDDKVRESLLHANSPEEVLQIIDNADDEATKEEEKEAQEQEAAAAGATSGSTSTTDANEPYVLAVTACPTGIAHTYMARDALKKQADKMGIKMKVETNGSGGIKNHLTQQDIERATGIIVAADVHVETDRFDGKNVVEVPVADGIKRPEELINTALDTSRKPFVARGGNTKSKDSESNEKQSFGKAFYKHLMNGVSNMLPLVIAGGILMAIVFLFGANSFDPKSSEHNAFAEQLWNIGNKSAFALIIPILSGFIARSIADKPGFAAGLVGGMLAISGGSGFIGGIIAGFLAGYLTQGIKYITRGLPQAVEGLKPTLIYPLLSVTITGLLMIYAFNPPAAWLNNLLLNGLNSLSGSNIVLLGLVIGAMMAIDMGGPFNKAAYVFATAALTEGNAAPITAAMVGGMIPPLAIATAMLIFKRKFTKEQRGSIVPNYVMGLSFITEGAIPFAAADPLRVIPSMMVGSGVGGAIALALGSRINAPHGGIIVIAATDFSHILQTLIALIVGTLISAVMYGLLKPKVTKNEIEASQAMDE